One Phalacrocorax aristotelis chromosome 12, bGulAri2.1, whole genome shotgun sequence DNA window includes the following coding sequences:
- the CXCL12 gene encoding stromal cell-derived factor 1 isoform X1, whose product MDLRALALLAFALAIISLSEEKPVSLTYRCPCRFYESNVARANIKHLKILSTPNCSIQIVARLKSNSKQVCIDPKLKWIQEYLEKALNKPRHRTHKKKQQKKRGPLCPSRATPLKSPGRKNGGSRCKRQAL is encoded by the exons atgGACCTCCGAGCCCTGGCTCTGCTCGCCTTCGCGCTGGCCATCATCTCCCTCTCGGAGG AGAAACCCGTCAGCCTGACTTACCGATGCCCCTGTCGATTCTACGAGAGCAACGTGGCAAGAGCCAACATTAAGCACCTCAAAATCCTCTCCACACCCAACTGCTCAATTCAGATTGT TGCAAGGCTCAAGAGCAACAGCAAGCAAGTGTGCATTGATCCCAAGTTAAAGTGGATCCAGGAATATCTGGAGAAAGCTTTAAACAA aCCACGTCATCGCACtcataaaaaaaagcaacagaagaaacGGGGCCCACTCTGCCCTTCCCGTGCAACACCACTAAAGTCTCCAGGGAGAAAGAATG GAGGTTCAAGATGTAAGAGGCAAGCATTGTAA
- the CXCL12 gene encoding stromal cell-derived factor 1 isoform X2 has product MDLRALALLAFALAIISLSEEKPVSLTYRCPCRFYESNVARANIKHLKILSTPNCSIQIVARLKSNSKQVCIDPKLKWIQEYLEKALNKRFKM; this is encoded by the exons atgGACCTCCGAGCCCTGGCTCTGCTCGCCTTCGCGCTGGCCATCATCTCCCTCTCGGAGG AGAAACCCGTCAGCCTGACTTACCGATGCCCCTGTCGATTCTACGAGAGCAACGTGGCAAGAGCCAACATTAAGCACCTCAAAATCCTCTCCACACCCAACTGCTCAATTCAGATTGT TGCAAGGCTCAAGAGCAACAGCAAGCAAGTGTGCATTGATCCCAAGTTAAAGTGGATCCAGGAATATCTGGAGAAAGCTTTAAACAA GAGGTTCAAGATGTAA